One part of the Solanum dulcamara chromosome 3, daSolDulc1.2, whole genome shotgun sequence genome encodes these proteins:
- the LOC129883386 gene encoding histone-lysine N-methyltransferase ATX2-like — translation MAFPFTDSTVSPDEDTKSKTPLEEEERNQQVDEEDDNRGRVTPLRYVPLCDVYSATSPYVGASGSKKVKAARKILPHLETDDRLKHSQTQYISSMSARELPLTHFYTRRRKRKRHEPSFYDSLISRSLKLANCNGDRENGVDDREGEEVGVKFKENQKRKERYSKLFSPQMKLANFSNGNREDEGKDDEMVIKKKLKREVGCSNPVPHPKKIADISDGNREDESEDKEKLIKPRDKQKRNVGDLKLVSHSVKLPNSSKGNIVAEGETEGGEEQVVIKNKEKVKVENLEVVNLCVKNKQDDVGEDDGVVVVKHIKKKEKKRSKVVDLELANLGVEANVISLLNQSCLRETRNSAGKNKITNHSGNNCKDFNSMGNMKEQKENCILENSLNSKRVGAIRTKKWVWLSFEGVDPKKFIGLRCKVHWPLDALWYTGCITGYNSQTERHHVNYLDGDDEDLLLSNERIKFFVSLEEMNRLKLRPSDTSPETDGIDVDEMIVLAASLADCEALEPGDIIWAKLTGHAMWPAIVLDESRAGGCKGLNKVSGEKSVLVQFFGTHDFARVKLKQVISFLRGLLSSFHLKCKKPKFVQSLEEAKMYLSEQKLSKRMLRLQNRINADNNTENEENEGSSDSEDEGLRRKLEEVRSCPFELGDLKIVSLGKIVEDSELFQDEEFIWPEGYTAVRKLPSVTDPGVRVSYKMEVLRDPDFRTRPLFRVTSDSREQFKGSSPSACWNKVYKRMRKTQVDNFDESISSRESERTFGSGSHMFGFSHPEISKLIKELSKSRLLAKSLKLASEKNQDLPAGYRSVRVKWKDLDKCNVCHMDEEYENNLFLQCDKCRMMVHARCYGEREPMDGVLWLCNLCRPGAPVVPPPCCLCPVIGGAMKPTTDGRWAHLACAIWIPETCLSDIKKMEPIDGLGRISKDRWKLLCSICAVPYGACIQCSNPACRVAYHPLCARAAGFCVELEDEDRLHLIPMDDDEEDQCIRLLSFCKKHRAVSNERPAVDECVGQKACEYSDYAPPPNPSGCARSEPYNYFGRRGRKEPEVLTAASLKRLYVENRPYLVCGHSQHDQSSDTVSSSWAGSRHTLDLQKLRCSQLTSRSIISMVEKYNHMKETLGKRLAFGKSGIHGFGIFAKLPQKAGDMVIEYTGELVRPPIADRREHLIYNSLVGAGTYMFRIDDQRVIDATRAGSIAHLINHSCEPNCYSRVISVNSNDHIIIFAKRDIKQWEELTYDYRFFSIDEQLACYCGFPRCRGVVNETEAEERMAKLYAPRNELIDWEGE, via the exons ATGGCGTTTCCGTTCACTGATTCAACTGTCTCACCCGATGAAGATACGAAATCTAAGACGCCGTTGGAAGAGGAGGAACGAAATCAGCAGGTTGATGAAGAGGATGACAATCGAGGTAGAGTTACTCCGTTGAGGTATGTCCCATTGTGCGATGTGTACTCCGCCACTTCCCCTTACGTGGGCGCTAGTGGGTCGAAAAAAGTTAAAGCCGCTCGCAAAATCCTTCCACATTTGGAGACCGACGATCGCCTCAAGCATTCGCAAACACAGTACATTTCTTCGATGTCCGCAAGGGAACTCCCTCTTACTCACTTCTACACTCGCCGCCGCAAAAGGAAACGACATGAACCCTCCTTTTACGACTCGTTAATCTCTCGATCGCTGAAATTAGCTAATTGCAACGGTGACAGAGAAAATGGTGTGGATGACAGAGAAGGAGAGGAAGTAGGTGTAAAATTTAAGGAGAATCAGAAGAGGAAGGAGCGTTATTCAAAGCTATTTTCTCCGCAGATGAAATTAGCAAATTTCTCCAATGGAAATAGAGAAGACGAGGGCAAAGATGATGAAATGGTTATAAAGAAGAAGCTGAAGCGAGAAGTGGGTTGTTCAAATCCAGTTCCTCACCCGAAAAAAATAGCGGATATCTCCGATGGAAATAGAGAAGATGAGAGTGAAGATAAAGAAAAGCTTATAAAGCCTAGGGATAAGCAAAAGAGGAACGTGGGAGATTTGAAGCTAGTTTCTCACTCTGTAAAATTACCCAATTCTTCCAAAGGAAACATAGTAGCCGAGGGGGAAACTGAGGGCGGAGAAGAGCAAGTGGTTATAAAGAATAAGGAGAAGGTGAAGGTGGAAAATTTAGAAGTAGTGAATTTGTGTGTCAAGAATAAGCAGGACGACGTGGGAGAAGATGATGGAGTAGTGGTTGTGAAACATattaagaagaaggagaagaagaggagTAAGGTGGTTGATTTGGAGCTGGCTAATTTGGGGGTAGAAGCTAATGTAATTAGTCTGTTGAATCAGTCTTGTTTGAGAGAAACTCGAAATAGTGCtggtaaaaataaaatcaccaaTCACAGTGGTAACAATTGCAAAGATTTTAACTCAATGGGTAACATGAAggaacaaaaagaaaattgtaTTTTGGAGAATAGCTTGAATAGCAAAAGAGTAGGGGCAATTCGGACCAAGAAATGGGTTTG GCTGAGTTTTGAAGGAGTTGATCCCAAGAAATTTATTGGACTACGATGTAAG GTGCATTGGCCATTAGATGCTCTTTGGTACACTGGTTGCATAACTGGGTACAACTCACAGACTGAACGACATCAT GTGAATTATCTAGATGGGGATGATGAAGATTTGCTTTTATCAAATGAAAGGATCAAGTTTTTTGTTTCACTTGAGGAAATGAATCGTTTGAAGTTGAGACCCAGCGATACGAGTCCTGAAACTGATGGAATCGACGTTGATGAGATGATTGTATTAGCTGCTAGTTTGGCTGATTGTGAAGCACTTGAGCCCGGAGATATTATATGGGCCAAGCTGACTG GTCATGCCATGTGGCCTGCCATTGTTCTAGATGAATCTCGTGCTGGTGGGTGTAAAGGTCTTAACAAAGTTTCAGGGGAAAAATCAGTTCTTGTGCAGTTTTTTGGCACCCATGATTTTGCTAG GGTCAAGTTAAAGCAAGTTATCTCTTTCTTAAGAGGGCTTCTTTCTTCCTTTCACCTCAAGTGCAAAAAACCAAAATTTGTTCAAAGTTTGGAGGAAGCAAAAAT GTATCTCTCTGAACAAAAGCTCTCAAAGAGGATGCTGCGGTTGCAGAATCGTATCAATGCAGATAATAATACTGAAAACGAAGAAAATGAAGGCAGTTCTGATTCAGAGGATGAGGGGTTGAGGAGAAAGCTTGAAGAAGTCAGAAGTTGCCCATTTGAATTGGGGGACTTGAAAATAGTTAGCCTTG GAAAAATAGTAGAAGATTCAGAGCTCTTTCAAGATGAGGAATTTATCTGGCCAGAAGGTTATACTGCTGTTAGGAAGTTGCCATCAGTAACAG ATCCCGGTGTACGTGTCTCATATAAGATGGAGGTACTGAGAGATCCTGATTTCAGGACACGGCCATTATTTAGAGTTACATCGGATAGTCGAGAACAG TTTAAGGGATCCTCACCATCTGCTTGCTGGAATAAAGTTTACAAACGGATGAGGAAGACACAAGTTgacaattttgatgaatcaatatCTAGCCGTGAAAGTGAAAGGACCTTTGGATCGGGTTCTCATATGTTTGGCTTTTCTCATCCTGAAATTTCGAAACTTATAAAG GAATTATCAAAGTCGAGGCTTCTTGCGAAATCCTTGAAATTGGCGTCTGAGAAAAATCAAGACCTGCCTGCTGGGTATAGATCTGTCCGTGTTAAATGGAAAGATCTGGACAAATGCAACGTTTGCCATATGGATGAG GAGTATGAGAATAATTTGTTTTTGCAGTGTGACAAATGCCGAATGATG GTTCACGCTAGATGCTATGGGGAGCGGGAGCCTATGGATGGAGTACTTTGGTTATGCAATTTGTGTCGTCCAGGGGCTCCAGTGGTCCCTCCCCCTTGTTGCCTGTGCCCTGTTATTG GTGGTGCTATGAAGCCTACAACTGATGGACGTTGGGCTCATCTTGCTTGTGCCATTTGGATACcag AAACTTGCTTATCCGATATAAAGAAAATGGAGCCAATTGATGGTTTGGGCAGGATCAGCAAG GATCGCTGGAAGCTCTTATGTAGTATCTGTGCTGTTCCTTATGGAGCTTGCATTCAG TGCTCAAACCCTGCCTGTCGGGTGGCTTATCATCCTCTTTGTGCACGCGCTGCTGGCTTCTGTGTTGAG CTTGAGGATGAAGACAGATTGCATTTAATCCCTATGGATGACGATGAAGAGGATCAGTGCATTCGGTTGCTTTCTTTCTGCAAGAAGCACAGAGCGGTGTCTAATGAGCGTCCTGCTGTTGATGAGTGTGTCGGACAAAAAGCTTGTGAATATTCAGACTATGCTCCTCCACCAAATCCTTCTGGATGTGCTCGCAGTG AGCCTTACAATTATTttggaagaagaggaagaaaagaaCCTGAAGTCCTTACAGCTGCATCATTGAAGCGCTTGTATGTAGAAAATAGGCCATATTTGGTTTGTGGCCATAGTCAACATGATCAATCAAGCGATACAGTGTCTTCCTCATGGGCTGGTTCTAGACACACCCTTGACCTTCAAAAGCTGAGGTGTTCACAGCTTACTTCAAGGAGCATTATTTCAATGGTTGAGAAATACAACCATATGAAAGAAACATTAGGAAAGCGACTAGCCTTTG GGAAATCTGGAATACATGGGTTTGGCATCTTCGCGAAGCTCCCTCAGAAAGCGGGAGACATG GTAATTGAATACACCGGAGAACTTGTTAGACCTCCTATTGCCGACCGAAGGGAGCATCTAATTTACAACTCACTAGTG GGTGCTGGAACATACATGTTCCGAATTGATGATCAGCGTGTTATAGATGCCACAAGGGCTGGAAGCATTGCACATCTGATTAACCATTCGTGTGAA CCAAATTGCTACTCAAGGGTTATAAGTGTCAACAGCAATGACCATATAATCATATTTGCCAAACGAGATATTAAGCAATGGGAAGAACTGACATATGATTACAG ATTCTTCTCTATCGATGAACAGCTTGCGTGTTATTGTGGGTTCCCAAGATGCCGAGGTGTAGTAAATGAAACTGAAGCTGAGGAACGAATGGCAAAGTTGTATGCACCACGCAATGAGTTAATAGACTGGGAGGGAGAATAA
- the LOC129883750 gene encoding uncharacterized protein LOC129883750 → MSEVLERRGKSFDGGRVGNCGGGKMVASGLGLGLPHWWSQVRNPLPMKARGFPSWTSSSYWVCLVWVTSPVWFYPLRIQRVAAEENLIILNSNENRSQLHAINAEYITYLKMEDAILRQKTQLHWFKEGDMNSSDAEIADAACEHFQQFFTGEEKYIEQQALHFIPAMVTDKDNEELQAMPTMEEVKTVVFSMNPNSAAGPDGMNGTFFQEIIHQIKKPNVGGNVVIKLDMAKAYDRGDPLSPALFILGAEVLSRLMNNLHHHPQFHGFYMAKHGPQINHLSFADDIIIFSSGRKQTLNLIMDTLATYERISGQLINKHKSHFMIPSNAFKSTVLRIKRIRGFNQKNSPITYLGCPIYIGRQRVIYYSDLISKIVNRITGWQAKILSYGGRVVLVKHVIQAMPIHLLSASTPLSTTIKQIQSITANFFWGWKNDKRKYHWSSWKNLSYPYDEGGIGVRQITDMAKSFQYKQWWVLRTKNTLWGEFLKAKYCQRANLITKNGTLSGSCLFWWDNWLGVGPLAHFSANSTQVSAFMINGQWNAELIIQEAPPQLVPTILATHINYQPLKQDHPCWIPSSTGEFSCSSAWELIRDKRTKTILNSYTWHKPIPFKCSFLVWRTLRGKLPTNEKLTSFGKAPSQCYCCYRPGQDTIDHIFVAGAFAQSIWRLFADSLGINKEYTPLRNLLMRWWTSKHKNKAHKLILHATHIFICWNLWKNRCASKYGGKQSNLARVKFSIFKDTSNLLNTAFPYIDWPNNWRDLVLLTEQCYHDTKITPVCWTKPTEH, encoded by the exons ATGTCTGAAGTTCTAGAGAGAAGAGGAAAGAGCTTTGATGGTGGTCGCGTTGGCAATTGCGGTGGCGGAAAGATG GTGGCCAGTGGTTTGGGCTTGGGACTTCCACATTGGTggtctcaagttcgaaacccCTTGCCAATGAAAGCAAGGGGTTTTCCTTCTTGGACGAGCTCGTCTTATTGGGTTTGCCTAGTGTGGGTTACCTCTCCTGTGTGGTTTTACCCTTTGCGCATCCAAAGGGTAGCAGCTGAAGAGAACCTGATTATCCTGAACTCCAATGAAAACAGGTCTCAGTTGCATGCTATCAATGCTGAGTACATTACATACCTGAAAATGGAAGATGCTATTCTCAGACAGAAGACTCAGCTACATTGGTTCAAAGAAGGGGACATGAACTCTA GTGATGCTGAAATAGCTGATGCTGCTTGTGAGCATTTCCAACAATTTTTTACTGGAGAGGAGAAATACATTGAACAGCAGGCCCttcactttatccctgcaatGGTTACTGACAAGGACAATGAAGAACTCCAAGCCATGCCTACCatggaagaagtgaaaactgtAGTTTTTTCAATGAATCCTAATTCAGCTGCTGGTCCAGATGGGATGAATGGCACCTTTTTTCAG GAAATCATCCACCAGATTAAAAAACCaaatgttggaggcaatgttgtgatcaaGCTTGATATggccaaggcttatgatagg GGTGATCCTCTTTCCCCTGCCCTATTCATTCTTGGTGCTGAAGTACTTTCCAGACTCATGAATAATCTACATCATCATCCTCAATTTCATGGTTTCTATATGGCAAAACATGGACCTCAGATCAACCACCTaagctttgcagatgatatcatcatcttttCCTCTGGAAGAAAGCAAACCTTAAATCTCATCATGGACACCTTAGCTACTTATGAAAGGATCTCTGGACAATTGATCAACAAGCATAAAAGCCACTTCATGATCCCCTCCAATGCATTTAAGTCTACTGTATTGAGGATCAAGAGAATCAGGGGCTTCAACCAAAAGAACAGTCCCATAACCTATTTAGGGTGTCCTATTTATATTGGCaggcaaagagttatttactactcCGATCTTATTTCAAAAATAGTAAATAGAATCACTGGATGGCAAGCTAAAATCCTGAGTTATGGGGGAAGAGTTGTACTTGTcaagcatgttattcaagccatgccaatacattTGTTATCAGCTAGTACTCCTCTTTCAACCACCATCAAGCAGATACAAAGTATCACTGCTAATTTTttctggggatggaaaaatgatAAGAGGAAGTACCATTGGTCCTCTTGGAAGAACCTaagctatccttatgatgagGGGGGCATAGGGGTTAGACAGATCACAGATATGGCTAAATCCTTTCAGTACAAGCAATGGTGGGtccttagaaccaagaacaccttgtggggAGAATTTCTTAaagccaaatactgtcagagggcTAATCTTATTACCAAAAATGGAACACTG tctggctcttgccttttttggtgggacaactggctaGGTGTTGGCCCTTTAGCACATTTCTCTGCTAACAGCACCCAAGTCTCAGCTTTTATGATTAATGGTCAATGGAATGCTGAACTGATCATCCAAGAGGCACCTCCTCAACTGGTCCCTACCATTTTAGCAACTCACATTAACTACCAGCCTCTCAAACAAGACCATCCCTGCTGGATTCCAAGTAGCACTGGGGAGTTTAGTTGCTCATCTGCCTGGGAGCTTATCAGAGATAAAAGGACCAAGACTATTTTAAATTCATATACTTGGCACAAGCCCATCCCCTTCAAATGTTCTTTCCTGGTCTGGAGAACCCTTAGAGGGAAATTACCCACCAATGAGAAGCTCACCAGCTTTGGAAAAGCTCCTTCACAGTGCTATTGTTGCTACAGACCTGGACAGGACACCATAGATCATATCTTTGTTGCAGGAGCTTTTGCCCAGAGTATTTGGAGGTTGTTTGCTGACTCCTTAGGCATTAATAAAGagtacacacctcttagaaacTTGTTAATGAGATGGTGGACCTCAAAGCACAAGAATAAGGCTCACAAACTCATTTTACATGCAACTCATATATTCATCTGCTGGAACctttggaagaatagatgtgcttccaagtATGGTGGGAAGCAATCTAATCTTGCTAGAGTCAAGTTTTCTATCTTCAAAGACACCTCTAACCTGCTCAACACTGCATTTCCTTATATTGATTGGCCAAATAACTGGAGGGACCTGGTCCTTTTGACTGAACAATGTTACCATGATACCAAAATTACTCCTGTCTGCTGGACCAAGCCAACTGAACACTGA